A region from the Agrobacterium cucumeris genome encodes:
- a CDS encoding glucan ABC transporter ATP-binding protein/ permease, whose product MTLFQVYTRALRYLTVHKWRVTVVVIANVILAAITIAEPVLFGRIIDAISSGTNVTPILILWAGFGVFNTVAYVAVAREADRLAHGRRATLLTEAFGRIISMPLSWHHLRGTSNALHTLLRASETLFGLWLEFMRTHLATFVALVLLIPTAMAMDLRLSFVLIGLGIVYWFIGKWVMGRTKDGQASVEEHYHSVFAHVSDSISNVSVLHSYNRIEAETKALKSFTEKLLSAQYPVLDWWAFASALNRTASTVSMMIILVIGTVLVKNGELRVGDVIAFIGFANLLIGRLDQMRQFVTQIFEARAKLEDFFVLEDSVKEREEPGDARELSNVSGTVEFRNINFGFANTKQGVHDVSFTAKAGETIAIVGPTGAGKTTLINLLQRVYDPDSGQILIDGTDISTVTKNSLRNSIATVFQDAGLLNRSIRENIRLGRESATDAEVVEAAAAAAATDFIDSRITGYLTQVGERGNRLSGGERQRIAIARAILKNAPILVLDEATSALDVETEARVKAAVDALRKNRTTFIIAHRLSTVRDADLVLFLDQGRVIEKGTFDELSQRGGRFTSLLRTSGLLTEDEGQPRPKAIAS is encoded by the coding sequence TTGACCTTGTTTCAGGTTTACACACGCGCTCTGCGCTATCTGACCGTTCATAAATGGCGGGTGACGGTTGTCGTCATCGCCAACGTCATTCTTGCAGCGATCACCATTGCCGAACCGGTGCTGTTCGGCCGTATCATCGACGCCATTTCTTCCGGCACCAATGTTACGCCCATCCTCATTCTGTGGGCGGGCTTCGGCGTCTTCAACACCGTCGCTTACGTCGCGGTCGCCCGTGAGGCTGACCGGCTGGCGCATGGCCGGCGTGCGACATTGCTGACGGAAGCATTCGGTCGCATCATTTCGATGCCGCTCTCCTGGCACCATCTGCGCGGCACGTCCAACGCCCTGCACACCCTGCTGCGCGCCAGCGAGACGCTGTTCGGCCTATGGCTGGAATTCATGCGCACGCATCTGGCCACCTTCGTGGCGCTGGTGCTGCTCATCCCGACAGCCATGGCCATGGACTTGCGCCTCAGCTTCGTGCTGATCGGCCTCGGCATCGTTTACTGGTTCATCGGCAAGTGGGTGATGGGACGCACCAAGGACGGGCAGGCTTCGGTCGAAGAGCATTATCACAGCGTTTTTGCCCATGTCAGCGATTCCATCAGCAACGTGTCGGTGCTGCACAGCTACAACCGCATCGAAGCTGAAACGAAGGCGCTGAAATCCTTCACCGAAAAACTGCTGAGCGCCCAATATCCCGTTCTCGACTGGTGGGCTTTCGCCAGCGCGCTCAATCGCACGGCCTCCACCGTTTCGATGATGATCATTCTCGTCATCGGTACCGTGCTGGTGAAGAACGGCGAACTGCGCGTCGGCGACGTTATCGCCTTCATCGGTTTTGCCAATCTCCTGATCGGCAGGCTGGACCAGATGCGCCAGTTCGTGACGCAGATTTTCGAAGCCCGCGCCAAGCTTGAAGATTTCTTCGTGCTGGAGGATTCCGTCAAGGAACGGGAAGAACCGGGCGACGCCCGCGAATTGTCGAACGTCTCCGGCACCGTGGAATTCCGCAACATCAATTTCGGTTTTGCCAACACCAAGCAGGGCGTTCATGACGTCTCGTTTACGGCCAAGGCCGGTGAAACCATCGCCATTGTCGGACCAACCGGCGCCGGCAAGACCACGCTCATCAACCTGTTGCAGCGCGTCTATGATCCGGATTCCGGCCAGATCCTGATCGACGGAACCGATATTTCGACTGTGACGAAGAACTCGCTCCGTAACTCCATCGCCACCGTGTTCCAGGATGCCGGCCTGCTCAACCGCTCCATCCGCGAAAACATTCGCCTCGGCCGCGAATCGGCAACCGATGCCGAAGTGGTGGAAGCAGCGGCAGCGGCAGCGGCGACGGATTTCATCGACAGCCGTATTACCGGCTATCTGACGCAGGTGGGCGAGCGCGGCAACCGCCTGTCCGGCGGTGAACGCCAGCGCATCGCCATCGCCCGCGCCATCCTGAAGAACGCGCCCATTCTGGTTCTCGACGAGGCGACCAGCGCGCTCGACGTCGAAACGGAAGCCCGCGTGAAGGCGGCCGTGGATGCGCTGAGAAAGAACCGCACGACCTTCATCATCGCCCACCGCCTTTCCACGGTTCGCGACGCCGATCTCGTGCTGTTCCTTGATCAGGGCCGGGTCATCGAAAAGGGTACTTTCGATGAGTTGAGCCAGCGCGGCGGACGCTTCACCTCGCTGCTACGCACCAGCGGCCTGCTGACGGAAGATGAAGGCCAGCCCCGGCCAAAGGCCATAGCGTCCTGA
- a CDS encoding helix-turn-helix transcriptional regulator, with protein MHDILHFISACYQAGNADRVRADFATLIREYGFEYFLVSRRLTGEIASTGQILAQHLPDGWLEVYRAKKYNLVDPVRKVIGMVHKPFQWKEALEGLPRAMHRKRASVFFHDAGRYGLQGGYAFPVHGRAGFIGAVFIGGQDRQLPSLQVELLDAATRAVFWRLLDLSGQAHGLNNAPDVSALELTRREMEVLTLMADGMTSTEIGRQLSISNHTVDWYINGIQRRFSAKNRQHTVALAFRHGLLS; from the coding sequence ATGCACGATATTCTTCATTTCATCTCTGCGTGTTACCAGGCGGGAAACGCTGATCGCGTTCGCGCCGATTTTGCCACGCTCATACGCGAATATGGTTTCGAATATTTCCTCGTCAGCAGGCGTCTGACCGGTGAGATCGCCTCTACCGGCCAGATTCTCGCACAACATCTGCCCGACGGCTGGCTCGAGGTCTACCGGGCCAAAAAATACAATCTTGTCGATCCCGTTCGCAAGGTGATCGGCATGGTGCACAAGCCGTTTCAATGGAAAGAAGCGCTGGAAGGATTGCCGCGTGCGATGCACCGAAAAAGGGCGAGCGTCTTTTTTCACGATGCTGGCCGTTATGGTCTGCAGGGTGGTTATGCCTTTCCCGTGCATGGCCGCGCGGGGTTTATCGGCGCGGTCTTCATTGGCGGCCAGGACCGGCAATTGCCGTCGTTGCAGGTTGAACTGCTTGATGCGGCGACACGCGCGGTGTTCTGGCGCCTGCTTGACCTTTCCGGTCAGGCCCATGGTCTCAACAATGCCCCGGATGTTTCCGCTCTGGAGTTGACGAGGCGTGAAATGGAAGTGCTGACGCTGATGGCAGATGGCATGACTTCGACGGAGATTGGACGCCAGCTATCCATCTCCAACCATACTGTCGATTGGTACATCAACGGAATCCAGCGCCGTTTCAGCGCCAAGAACCGACAGCATACCGTAGCACTTGCTTTTCGCCATGGTTTGCTGAGCTAG
- the pyc gene encoding pyruvate carboxylase, with translation MKISKILVANRSEIAIRVFRAANELGIKTVAIWAEEDKLSLHRFKADESYQVGRGPHLAKDMGPIESYLSIEEVIRVAKLSGADAIHPGYGLLSESPEFVEACNEAGITFIGPTADTMRQLGNKVAARNLAISVDVPVVPATDPLPDDIAEVERMAEAIGYPVMLKASWGGGGRGMRAIRKKEDLAREVTEAKREAKAAFGKDEVYLEKLVERARHVESQVLGDTHGNVVHLFERDCSIQRRNQKVVERAPAPYLSEAQRQELAAYSLKIAAATNYIGAGTVEYLMDADTGKFYFIEVNPRIQVEHTVTEVVTGIDIVKAQIHILEGAAIGTAESGVPRQEDIRLNGHALQCRITTEDPEHNFIPDYGRITAYRSASGFGIRLDGGTSYTGAVITRYYDPLLVKVTAWAPQPDEAISRMDRALREFRIRGVATNLTFLEAIIGHDSFRNNTYTTRFIDSTPELFAQVKRQDRATKLLTYLADVTVNGHPETKGRARPSDKAAKPIVPYIDAPTPDGTKQLLDKLGPKGFADWMRNEKRVLVTDTTMRDGHQSLLATRVRTHDIARVASVYGKALPQLLSLECWGGATFDVSMRFLTEDPWERLALIREGAPNLLLQMLLRGANGVGYKNYPDNVVKYFVRQAAKGGVDLFRVFDCLNWVENMRVSMDAIAEENKLCEATICYTGDLLNSARPKYDLKYYTGLAAELEKAGAHIIAVKDMAGLLKPAAAKVLFKALREATGLPIHFHTHDTSGISAATVLAAVDAGVDAVDAAMDAFSGNTSQPCLGSIVEALAGSERDTGLDTEWIRRISFYWEAVRNQYAAFESDLKGPASEVYLHEMPGGQFTNLKEQARSLGLDSRWHEVAQAYADANRMFGDIVKVTPSSKVVGDMALMMVSQDLTVADVENPDREVSFPDSVVSMLKGDLGQSPGGWPEALQKKALKGEAPYTVRPGSLLADADLDEERKVIETKLERKVDDFEFASYLMYPKVFTDFALTAETYGPVSVLPTHAYFYGMEDGDELFADIERGKTLVIVNQASSGTDEKGMVTVFFEINGQPRRIKVPDRAHGASGAAVRRKAELGNAAHIGAPMPGVISRVFVNQGQEIKAGDVLLSIEAMKMETALHAERDGKVAEVLVKPGDQIDAKDLLISYAE, from the coding sequence TTGAAGATATCGAAAATACTTGTTGCCAACCGATCCGAAATAGCGATCCGCGTTTTCCGGGCAGCCAACGAGCTTGGGATAAAAACCGTTGCGATTTGGGCGGAAGAAGACAAGCTGTCTTTGCACCGCTTCAAGGCGGACGAGTCCTATCAGGTCGGCAGGGGTCCGCATCTCGCCAAGGATATGGGGCCGATCGAGAGTTATCTGTCGATCGAGGAGGTCATCCGCGTGGCCAAGCTCTCCGGAGCGGATGCTATACATCCCGGTTATGGCCTTCTGTCCGAAAGTCCTGAATTCGTGGAGGCCTGCAACGAGGCCGGCATTACCTTCATCGGACCGACGGCGGATACGATGCGCCAGCTTGGTAACAAGGTCGCCGCCCGCAATCTGGCGATTTCCGTTGATGTCCCCGTGGTTCCCGCCACCGACCCGCTGCCGGACGATATTGCGGAAGTGGAGCGCATGGCTGAGGCAATCGGCTATCCGGTCATGCTCAAGGCCTCCTGGGGCGGCGGCGGTCGCGGTATGCGCGCCATTCGCAAAAAGGAAGATCTGGCCCGTGAGGTAACGGAAGCCAAGCGCGAGGCGAAAGCCGCTTTCGGCAAGGACGAGGTCTATCTCGAAAAGCTCGTGGAGCGTGCGCGCCACGTGGAAAGCCAGGTGCTTGGCGATACCCACGGTAATGTCGTGCATCTGTTCGAGCGTGATTGTTCGATCCAGCGGCGCAATCAAAAGGTCGTGGAGCGTGCACCTGCACCATATTTGTCTGAAGCCCAGCGCCAGGAACTGGCGGCCTATTCGCTGAAGATCGCGGCTGCGACCAATTACATCGGTGCCGGCACGGTCGAATATCTGATGGATGCCGATACCGGTAAATTTTACTTCATCGAGGTCAATCCGCGTATTCAGGTGGAGCATACCGTCACCGAAGTCGTGACCGGTATCGATATCGTCAAGGCGCAGATCCATATTCTCGAAGGGGCTGCGATCGGTACGGCGGAATCCGGCGTTCCGCGTCAGGAAGATATCCGCCTCAATGGCCATGCGCTGCAGTGCCGCATCACGACGGAAGACCCGGAACACAACTTCATTCCGGATTACGGCCGTATCACCGCCTACCGCTCGGCTTCGGGCTTCGGTATTCGTCTGGATGGCGGCACGTCCTATACGGGCGCTGTCATCACCCGTTATTACGATCCGCTGCTGGTGAAGGTCACCGCGTGGGCGCCGCAGCCGGATGAAGCAATCAGCCGCATGGACCGTGCGCTGCGGGAATTCCGTATCCGCGGCGTTGCGACCAACCTCACCTTCCTTGAAGCCATCATCGGCCACGACAGTTTCCGCAACAATACCTACACGACACGCTTCATCGATTCGACGCCGGAGCTGTTTGCGCAGGTCAAGCGTCAGGACCGCGCCACCAAGCTTTTGACCTATCTTGCCGACGTGACCGTCAATGGTCACCCGGAAACCAAGGGACGCGCCAGACCGTCCGACAAGGCGGCAAAGCCCATCGTGCCTTACATCGATGCGCCGACGCCTGATGGTACCAAGCAACTACTGGACAAGCTCGGTCCAAAGGGCTTTGCGGACTGGATGCGCAACGAAAAGCGCGTGCTGGTCACCGATACGACCATGCGTGACGGACACCAGTCGCTTCTGGCCACCCGCGTTCGCACACATGATATCGCCCGCGTTGCCAGCGTTTACGGCAAGGCGCTGCCGCAGCTTCTGTCGCTGGAATGCTGGGGTGGTGCGACATTTGACGTCTCCATGCGCTTCCTGACCGAAGACCCTTGGGAGCGTCTGGCGCTCATCCGCGAAGGCGCACCGAACCTGCTGCTTCAGATGCTTCTGCGTGGCGCAAACGGCGTCGGGTACAAGAATTACCCCGATAATGTCGTTAAATATTTCGTCCGTCAGGCCGCAAAGGGTGGCGTCGATCTTTTCCGTGTCTTCGACTGCCTGAACTGGGTGGAGAATATGCGGGTCTCGATGGATGCGATTGCCGAGGAGAACAAGCTCTGCGAGGCGACCATCTGCTATACCGGCGATCTGTTGAATTCGGCGCGTCCGAAGTACGATCTCAAATATTATACCGGCCTTGCCGCCGAGCTTGAAAAGGCAGGCGCTCATATCATCGCCGTCAAGGACATGGCGGGCCTGTTAAAGCCGGCTGCCGCCAAGGTTCTGTTCAAGGCGCTGCGCGAGGCGACCGGTCTGCCGATCCACTTCCACACCCATGATACGTCGGGCATTTCCGCCGCGACCGTTCTTGCGGCAGTGGATGCCGGCGTCGACGCCGTCGATGCTGCAATGGATGCTTTCTCCGGCAATACGTCGCAGCCATGCCTTGGCTCGATCGTGGAGGCGCTGGCGGGGTCGGAGCGTGATACGGGTCTCGATACCGAATGGATCCGCCGCATTTCCTTCTATTGGGAGGCCGTGCGCAACCAGTATGCGGCATTCGAAAGCGATCTGAAGGGGCCGGCCTCGGAAGTCTATCTGCATGAGATGCCGGGTGGCCAGTTCACCAACCTCAAGGAACAGGCCCGTTCGCTGGGTCTCGATAGCCGCTGGCACGAGGTGGCGCAGGCTTACGCCGACGCCAACAGGATGTTCGGCGATATCGTCAAGGTGACACCGTCTTCCAAGGTTGTTGGTGACATGGCACTGATGATGGTCAGCCAGGATCTGACGGTTGCCGATGTCGAAAACCCTGATCGCGAAGTGTCCTTCCCGGATTCAGTGGTTTCGATGTTGAAGGGCGATCTCGGACAGTCGCCGGGCGGCTGGCCGGAAGCCCTGCAGAAAAAGGCGCTGAAGGGCGAAGCACCCTATACGGTTCGTCCGGGTTCGCTGCTGGCGGATGCCGATCTCGATGAAGAGCGCAAGGTCATAGAAACCAAGCTGGAGCGCAAGGTCGACGACTTCGAGTTTGCGTCCTATCTGATGTATCCGAAGGTGTTCACCGACTTCGCGCTCACCGCCGAGACCTATGGCCCGGTTTCCGTGCTGCCCACCCATGCATATTTCTACGGCATGGAGGATGGCGACGAACTGTTTGCCGATATCGAACGCGGCAAGACGCTGGTCATCGTCAACCAGGCTTCGTCCGGTACGGATGAAAAGGGTATGGTGACGGTGTTCTTCGAGATCAACGGTCAGCCACGCCGCATCAAGGTTCCGGATCGCGCCCACGGCGCCTCCGGTGCCGCCGTGCGCCGCAAGGCCGAACTTGGCAATGCGGCGCATATCGGCGCGCCGATGCCGGGCGTGATCAGCCGCGTCTTCGTCAATCAGGGTCAGGAGATCAAGGCTGGCGACGTGCTTTTGTCCATCGAGGCCATGAAGATGGAAACCGCGCTTCACGCCGAGCGTGACGGCAAGGTCGCCGAGGTTCTCGTCAAGCCTGGCGACCAGATCGACGCGAAGGATCTGTTGATCTCCTACGCCGAATAA